One window of Thermacetogenium phaeum DSM 12270 genomic DNA carries:
- the ku gene encoding non-homologous end joining protein Ku, with translation MRPLWQGSISFGLVSIPVKVFPALEDRSIKFRFLHNECHTPLIYERKCPHCNRAVAMEEIVRAYEYEKGRFVVIEEELLNVPGEPLHTVEILDFVRLAEIDPIYFARPYYLAPGLGGEKAYALLHRTMQEQGQVAVARTRLRSKESLVALRVFRQVLLMSQMYYHDEIRPVDAVLLPGKNVELTATELKMASELIGNLSGSFQPEKYQDQYRKRLEEAIAAKIAGEEVKIAPAAPAAKVVDLVEALKASLEMTKEKRDEKVRKRRKKKEAAAGNR, from the coding sequence GTGCGCCCTCTCTGGCAGGGTTCGATCAGCTTCGGGCTGGTGAGCATCCCCGTGAAAGTGTTTCCGGCGCTTGAAGACCGCAGCATTAAATTTCGCTTTTTACACAACGAGTGCCATACTCCCTTGATTTACGAGCGTAAGTGTCCGCACTGCAACCGCGCGGTTGCCATGGAAGAAATAGTGAGGGCCTATGAGTATGAAAAGGGGAGGTTTGTGGTTATCGAGGAGGAGCTCTTAAATGTTCCCGGAGAGCCGCTGCATACCGTCGAAATCCTGGATTTTGTCCGCCTGGCGGAGATCGATCCCATTTATTTTGCCAGGCCCTACTACCTGGCTCCCGGTCTGGGCGGGGAGAAGGCGTACGCTTTGCTGCACAGGACGATGCAGGAGCAGGGACAGGTAGCCGTCGCCAGGACGAGGCTGCGCAGCAAAGAATCACTCGTTGCCCTGAGAGTATTCCGGCAGGTGCTGTTGATGTCCCAGATGTACTATCATGATGAAATCCGCCCTGTGGACGCCGTCTTGCTTCCCGGAAAAAATGTGGAATTAACGGCCACGGAACTGAAGATGGCATCTGAACTGATCGGCAATCTGTCCGGGAGTTTTCAGCCGGAAAAATATCAGGATCAATACCGGAAGAGGCTGGAGGAGGCCATAGCTGCCAAGATTGCCGGGGAGGAGGTAAAGATTGCTCCGGCTGCCCCGGCGGCAAAAGTTGTCGATTTGGTGGAAGCACTGAAGGCCAGTCTGGAAATGACGAAGGAAAAAAGGGATGAGAAAGTAAGAAAAAGAAGGAAGAAAAAAGAGGCGGCTGCCGGTAATAGATAA
- the dprA gene encoding DNA-processing protein DprA, protein MEDRYYWAALQISLELGSHSLFSLYRYFPAGEAVFRSDEKDIKRVPNLSPQVAERIIRYRRNVEPERVAEELLKKGIRVTLLGEADYPAMLSNIMEPPVILYTKGELPDPQLPLIAVVGARRATPYGKVVARKLARELVEAGWGVVSGMARGIDTAAHEGALEGNGYTLAVFGCGINICYPRENRRLMESIRDKGCLLSEFPPDTPPLARNFPIRNRIISGCALGTVVVEAGEKSGSLITAGFALEQGREVFAVPGPVTSANSRGAHRLIKQGAKLVETVSDILEEFPYIKRMQAVSQPPEKKETNLTLEEAAVFQHLSLEPVSLEHLAERAGLPVSVVGAVLTMLEIKGLVQRLPGPFYIKSDV, encoded by the coding sequence GTGGAAGACCGCTACTACTGGGCCGCATTACAGATCAGCCTGGAGTTAGGGAGCCACAGCCTCTTTAGTCTCTACCGGTATTTTCCGGCGGGGGAGGCCGTTTTCCGGTCTGACGAAAAGGATATCAAAAGGGTGCCCAACCTGTCCCCACAGGTTGCCGAAAGGATCATCCGTTATCGCCGGAATGTGGAACCGGAGAGGGTGGCAGAGGAGTTGCTGAAGAAGGGGATCAGGGTAACCCTTTTGGGGGAGGCGGATTACCCGGCGATGCTTTCTAATATCATGGAGCCGCCGGTGATCCTCTATACGAAGGGTGAACTACCGGATCCCCAACTGCCGCTGATAGCCGTAGTGGGGGCGCGCAGGGCCACGCCGTATGGGAAAGTGGTAGCCCGCAAACTCGCCCGGGAACTGGTGGAGGCAGGGTGGGGTGTCGTTAGCGGAATGGCCAGGGGTATTGATACTGCCGCCCACGAGGGAGCTCTAGAAGGAAACGGTTATACCCTGGCGGTTTTCGGTTGTGGGATTAACATTTGCTACCCCCGGGAGAACCGGAGGCTCATGGAGAGCATCAGGGATAAGGGCTGTCTGCTCAGCGAGTTTCCCCCCGATACCCCTCCTCTGGCAAGGAATTTCCCCATCAGAAACAGGATTATCAGCGGGTGTGCTCTGGGAACCGTCGTGGTGGAGGCAGGGGAGAAAAGCGGATCGCTGATAACAGCAGGTTTTGCTCTGGAGCAGGGACGGGAGGTTTTTGCTGTACCGGGGCCTGTGACGAGTGCTAACAGCCGGGGGGCGCACAGATTGATCAAGCAGGGGGCCAAGCTTGTGGAAACCGTTTCCGACATTCTGGAGGAATTCCCGTATATCAAGCGGATGCAGGCGGTATCTCAACCTCCGGAGAAGAAAGAGACCAACCTGACGCTCGAAGAGGCTGCCGTTTTCCAGCACTTAAGCCTCGAGCCTGTGTCCCTTGAGCATTTAGCAGAGAGGGCGGGTCTGCCTGTTTCCGTTGTCGGGGCTGTCCTAACGATGCTGGAAATTAAGGGCCTGGTGCAGAGGCTGCCGGGGCCGTTTTATATAAAGTCCGACGTGTAA